TGGTTCGCACGGCGGGCGGGGACCCGCGTACGGGCGTCGACGTCGCCTCGGCGGCCTCGTCGATCACGTGCGGTCCGGCCGTGGGCATCTGGGTCGACGCGGCCCGGGGGTGGTCGATGGCCCGCGCCGCCACGGCGGGCGACGGATCGGCCGACGATGCCCGATCCCTGTTCGAAGCGCTCCTCGGCCGCGTGCGTGCCCTCGGCGTCGGCCCGGCGGAGGTCGCCACGATGCTCTTCCTCGGCGAGAGCTATCGCGGTGCCGGCCAGAGCGCCGCCGGAAGATCGATGACTGAGGCGATGGTTGCGCGCGCCGAGGTGGCCGGCATGCGCTTTCCGCTGGCGATTGGGCGGCGCCTCCTCGGGGAGATCGCGCTAGACGACGAGCCGGGGGCAACCGCGCGCGCCGCGGCCGCCGGCCAGCTCGATGCGAGCATCGAGCTGCTCCGTCACATGCGCGCAGGTCCCGAGCTGGCGCTCGCGATCTCCGTCCGAGATCGGCTCGCGCGGACGTCATAGATGCAGGGCCGAGCGCGTCCGGAGACCACGTCCGTCCCGGGTCGCCTGGCGCGAAAATACGCGCTCGTCCTGGGGTTGCTAGTCAGCGGCGCCCTCATCGTGAGCGGCATCGTCCAGGGGTACTTCGCGGTGACCGAGAGCCAGAATGCCCTCGCCCGGATCCAGCGGACCGAAGCGCGGGCGGCGGCGTCGCGGATCGCCGATTTTCTCGATGGCGTCGAGCGTGAGGTCGGCTCTGTGGCGCGGAGCGCGCGCCCGAGCGGCGAGGCGGGCGCCGAACAGCGGCGGCTCGACTACCTGCGGCTTCTGCGCCTCGAGCCCGCCATCGCGGAGCTGACGTACGTCGATGGGACCGGGCGGGAACAACTCAGCGTCTCGCTTGCGGCGGCGACGATTATTGGAAGCGGCGAGGATCGATCGGCGGATCCCATTTTCACAGCGGTGAGTGGGCACACCTACTGGGGCCCTGTGTACTTTCGACGCGGATCGGAGCCCTTTATGACGGTGGCGATGCGCGAGGCGGGGCCGAATCCGGGCGTGACCGCGGCGGAGGTGAACCTGAAGCTCACGTGGGACCTCGTCTCGCAGATCAGCGTGGGGAAGGCGGGGTATGCCTACGTGGCCGACGACGACGGGGCGCTGATCGCTCATCCGGACCTCAGCCTCGTCCTTCGGCACACCGATGTGTCGCACCTGGCTCCGGTACAGCAGGCGAATGGCTGGACCGGCGGGCCGCAGCTCATCACGATGGGTCCGGACCTCGAGGGCCGCGACGTGCTTTCCGTGGCGGAGGTGATTCGACCAACGGGGTGGCTGGTCGTCGTCAACGAGCCGGTGGGGGAGGCGCTCGCCCCGCTCTACGCGGTGGTGTGGCGGACCACGGTTCTCGTTCTCCTCGGCATCGCCCTTTCGCTGCTCGCCAGCGTCCTGCTGGCGCGACGCATGGTCGCGCCGATCCACGTCCTGCAGCGGGGCGCTGCCGACATCGGAGCCGGGAGGCTCGACCAGCGCATCGAGGTTCGAACGGGCGATGAGCTCGAGGCGCTGGCCGAATCGTTCAACCAGATGAGCGCGCAGCTCAAGGCCTCCTACGCCGATCTCGAACAGAAGGTCGAGGACCGCACCCGAGCCCTGGCGGACGCAGTGCAGGCGCTGGAAGAGAAAGGACGCCAGCTCGAGATCGCGAGCCACCACAAGACGGAGTTTCTCGCCAACATGTCGCACGAGCTGCGGACGCCCCTGAACGCCATCATCGGGTTCGCCGAGGTGCTCTCCGATCGACCGTCCCCGGGGCGTGACGAGCGCGAGCAGCGCTATCTGACGAATATCCTGGTGGCCGGGCGCCACTTGCTGTCCCTCATCAACGAGATTCTGGACCTCGCGAAGGTGGAGGCGGGCCGGATGGACCTCGAGCTGCGCCGATTCCCGTTGGCGCAAGCGATCGAGAATAGCTTCATCTGGATTCAGGAGCGCGCCGCGCGCCACCGCATCACGGTGACGCTCGACCTGGACCCGACCGTCGGAATGGTCGAGGCCGACGAGCGGAAGATCAAGCAGGTCCTGGTGAACCTGATGTCGAATGCGGTGAAGTACACGCCAGATGACGGACGCGTCGACGTGCGCGTTCGAAAGATGGGCGACGACGTCCACGTGTCGGTCCGCGACACCGGTGTTGGGATCAGCGCCGAGGACCGCGAGCGGATTTTCGCCGCGTTCGAGCAGGTGAAGAGTGATGGCTTTCCCCGGACGGAGGGGACCGGCCTCGGACTGGCGCTCTGCCGCCGACTGGTAGAGCTACACGGCGGCCGAATCTGGGTCGAGAGCGCGCCGGGGGCGGGAAGCACCTTTACGTTCGCCATCCCGCTGCGTCAGGCGCTGGCTGAGCCCACCGGGTCCTCCGTTCCGGAGGCGCGTGACATCCTGCCACGCCCAGTCGACGAGTGGGACCGTCCCTCGCCGCCGCGCGAGCCAACGGGAAGCGTCGGCGAGAAGCGGCCTACGCTGCTCGTGATCGATAACCACCCGATGGCGATCGAGGTCGTCGATGCTGTGCTGGCCCCCGAGGGGTATCGCGTGGTCCCGGCGCTCGGCGGACGTGAGGGAATCGAGATGGCTCGTCGCGAGCTGCCGGGGCTGATCATTCTGGACCTGATCATGCCGGATGTCGACGGGTACGCCGTCCTGCGTCTGCTTCGCGCGGATCCGGCCACGGCGTCCATCCCCATCATTGTTCTCACGTCGAAGACGCTGTCCGCGGAGGAGCGGAGCGCCCTCTCGACCCAGGTCACCTCCATTGGCCAGAAAGGTGACTTCGACCGCCAGGCCTTCGTCGAGCTGGTCCGTCGCACCATTCGCGTCGTTTCCGCCTGACCCTCAGGCGATATCATTGGCGCGCTGGGAGGGAAGAATGACTGACGTTGCTGCGCGCGATCTGCTGGGAACGGAATTGCGCGAAGTGATCCGCTCCTTCGAGGCCATGGGGGAGTTGCGGCACGTGGATGAGGCCGACCCGCACCTCGAGCTGGGCGCGATCACGGAGATGATGGCCCTCCGGGAGGGGCCTGCATTGCTGTTCGATCACCTCCCCGGCTACGCACCGGGCTACCGGGTGCTGTCCAATTTGTTGAATTGTCCCCGGCGAGTCGCGGCCCTCTTCGGGCACCCCAGCGATGTCGGCGGCATCGCGCTCGTCCGGGCGATTCGCGAGCGCTTCTCGAGTCTCCAGCTCATCGACCCGGTCACGGTGTCGCGGGCCGATTTTGCCGAGGAGACCGAGCGGGGCGACGACGTGAATCTGCTCAAATTCCCCGCGCCCTTCTGGCACGAGCACGACGGCGGCCGCTACATCGGAACGGGCTGCTCCGTCATCATGCGGGACCCCGTCGATGGGTGGGTGAACCTGGGAACCTATCGCGTGCAGGTGCACGACGAGCGGACGCTGGGTCTCATGGTCGAGCCGGCCCATCAGGGATCCCTCATCATGCGCCGCCATTGGGAATCTGGCCATGATTGCCCCGTGGTGCTCTGTATCGGGACGGAGCCGGCGGTCCTCATGGGCTCGTTCCTGGCGATGCCGTGGGGCATGAGCGAGTACGGCTGGGCCGGCGCCGTCGTTGGCCGGCCGATCGAGGTTGTCGAAGGCGAGGTGACCGGGCTGCCGATCCCGGCCTCCGCCGAGCTGGTGATCGAGGGGTACGTTCCGCCGCCGTCGGTCGAGACGCGGATCGAAGGCCCGTTTGGCGAGACGATTGGCTACTACGGCAGCGGCGCCAGCGAGCAGGCGGTTATCCGCGTGCAGCAGGTGCAGCACCGGCGCGACCCGATCATCGTGGGCACGCCTCCGCTGCGGCCGCCAGCGTCCAGCAACGCCTCCTATCTCTTCCGCGCGGCGAACCTGTGGACGGAGATCGAGCGGGCCGGCGTGCCGGACGTGCAGGGCGTGTGGATGCACCCGGCGGGCAGCTCCTCGTTTCTCGCCATCATCTCGGTGCGCCAGCGTTACAGCGGCCACGTCAAGAATGTGGCCCAGGCGGCCATGGGCGGCCGCGCGGGCGGCGCGCAGCTCGGGCGATTCGTCATCGTCGTGGACGACGACATCGACCCGTCCGACATCAACCAGGTGCTGTGGGCTGTGTCGACGCGGTGCGATCCGGAGACGAGTATCGACGTGATTCGAAACTGCGCCTCCAACCACCTCGACCCGCGCCTCACGCCGGAGAAACGCGCGAGCGGCGACTTCTCGGCGGCCCGGGCGGTCATCGACGCCTGCCGGCCGTACCACTGGCGCGATCGATTTCCGCGGTCCGTGGGCACGAGTCCCGAGTATCAGGAGCAAATCCTGCACGACTGGCCGGACCTGTTCCAGACCGGCCCACAGACTCACTGACGGGAGCGATGGGTGGACAAAGAATCGACGCGCATTGTGGTTGACGGCTTGAAGGAGGCGGGGATCGATCTGGTCGTCACCCTACCAGAGGAGCCGACCCACTCGGTGATCGACGAGACGCGGGTCGATCCGTATTTCACGACCGTGACCGTGACGGCGGAGGGCCACGGGCTGGCGCTCTGCGCGGGCGCCGCGCTCGGCGGGCGCGACTGCGTGTTCTTCACCGGCGTCGCCGGGCTCCTGGTGGGCACGTGGGCGCTGGCGCAGGTCGGCATGGTCTACGGCGCCCCCTTCACGATCATCGCCTCCTATCGCGGCGACTTCTCGGATCGGACCGGCATTCCCGGGTCCCAGCTCCTCATGTTTCGCCAGGTGCTGGAGCCGCAGCTCAACATGCTGCGCATCCCGTACGAGATCATCAACGACCCGGCGAAGCTCAAGCGCTCGATCAAGGGGGCGTCCGTCGCATGCCGGGAATACGGAACGCCCATCGCGCTCCTCCTGACCGGCGATTTCCTATCGTGAATCGCTTCGAGTGCCTCCCGCTCCTCGCGGAGATGCTGGAGGAGCATACGCTCACGGTCACCAGCCTCTCGAGCAACGCACGGATCTGGGCCGGGGTCTGGGACCGTGGGCCGACATTCGCGGGGCTCAATATGGGGCTTTGCATTGGGTTTGCCCTTGGGCTGAGCCTCGCCTTTCCCCATCGGAAGGTCGTCGCGCTGGAGTCCGACGGAAGCATGATGGAAGACACGAGCGTGCTCATCTCCGTCGCGGACGCGAACCCGACGAACCTGGTGATCCTGGTCTTCGACAACGAGTCCTACGCGCGGATGGGCGCCACTGCCACGGCGCGCGGCGCGGACCTCGTCCGGATGGCGCAGGGCGCGGGCATCCGGTCGACAGGCCTGGTGCGGACGCTCCCGGAGTACGAGCGCGCCGTCCGCGACGCGCTCGCGAAGCCCGGCCCGACGTTCTTGCAGATCAAGGTGGAGGCCGAGACCGCGCGCGTGCCGGACAGTCGCACGACCTACGGCCCCGCGATGAAGGAGCAGTTCCTGGACCGCGTCCTGAGCCACCCGGACTATCGGGGGTGGCACGGGGGCTGACTCGCTCCGCTGCCGGACGCCGAGGACCGAAAGTGGGATATGAGCTGCGATCCCACCGGAAACCCGCTCGAATCGTGCGCGCTCGGCAGCGTCGCCGACGAGCGCGATCTACTGCGGGAGCACCTCGCGGAGCAGGTCCAGCACCGCGTCCTTCGTCTCCATCGCGCGGAGGTCGTACGTCTTCACTGCCCCCGGCCTCGGGACGCGCCATGGGAAGGTGTGGTCGGTGGGAACGTCGAGGCGCGCGCTGATGTACCCCGTCGCGCGCGCGTAGGCTGTCTGGCCATCCTTCGAGAGCAGCCAATCCAGGTACACGCGGGCCGCATTCGGGTGGGCAGCGCCGTTGAAGAGCCCCACCGAGCCGGACGCTGGGCTCACGTCGGAGCCCTCACGCAGCGTGCTGGGGTCGACGATGGTGATCGGCACTCCCTGCTTGATCCGCGCCTCGGCCAGGGCGTCCGAGCTGCCGAGCAGCACCGGATACCGCCCCTGTCCGACGCCGTCGATCTCCTGCTGGTAGTCCTGGAGGAGGGTCAAGTCCTGCTTGACCAGCGCGCGTATGAAGTCGGGCCCGAGGTCAGGGTGGAGGTAGAAGAAGGTGAAGGTCGCCTGGCCGGGGCCCGCGCGTCGTGGGTCGTCGCTGGCGAGCTTGCCCCGCCACTTGGGGTCCAGCAGGTCCTTGTACGAGGTGAACTCCTCGGGCTTCACGAGGGTCGGATTGACGAAAAGCGTGCCGCGATGAAAGGGCGTGATGACAAGGCACGTTCGCCCTTCATCGACGAACTCGAGGGCCCCGCCGCGCCAGCTGGACGGGTCCTTGACCTCCGGCCGGATGAGGGCGGGCTCCATCGGGTCCAGCGCACCCATGGGAATCAACGACTCCAGCGCCGTCGTGGTCCCCCCGACGAAGATGTCCCAGCGGTACTGCCCGGCGCCGCGCTCCGCCGAGAGGCGCGGCGGGATGCCGGCGCCCGCGTCCGCCAGGTAATCGACCGTTATTCCGTAGCTCTGCTCGAAGCCCTCGGTGAGCGCGGTGCGGCGATCGTCGCCGGTCGGGCCGATGATGGCGACGGTGCCCTCCTCCTTGGCCGCGGCCAGAACCCGGTCCCATTCGCTCGGCTGGCTCGGCGCCTGCAAGGGGGGCGCCGCCGTTTTCGGCGCCGCGGTACAGCCGACTATCGTCATCGCCGCGAGCAAGAGGAGCAAACGCGCACGAGCCATTCGACCAAATCCTCTCGAGATGATTGAGAGCCGCGCCGTCACCCGCCCGCCCGCTCAGCGCTCTGGATGACCTCCCACAGCCGAAGCGGCGTGGCGGGCACCGTCGTGCAGCGGACGCCGAGGGGCGCGAGCGCGTCGTTGATGGCGCTCATGAGGACCGCCGGCGTCGCCAGCACGGCCGCCTCGCCGGCGCCCTTCACGCCGAGCGGGGCAACGGGCGACGCCGTCTCGGTGTACACGCTCTCGGGCATCGGCACCTCGCAGATGGTCGGGAGGAGGTAATCCATGTACGAGGCCGTGAGGTACTGTCCGCCCTCGTCGTAGACGTGCTCCTCCAGCAGCGTCTGGCCGACGCCCTGGGCCAGCCCGCCCTGGACCATCCCCTCCACGATGGCCGGATGGAGGCGGACGCCGCAGTCGTCGGCGATGGCGTACTTCAGGATTGACACCTGGCCGGTCTCGCGGTCGATCTCCACCATCACGACGTGGACCGCGTTGGAGGCGGTGAGATCGAAGCTCCCCCGCCCCTCCGCGTCGGGCAGGCGACGGCTCGGCGGGTTGAAGGTGTAGGTGGCCTCCGGGCTTCCGTCGACGTCCTCGGGCAGGAGATCGCACCGGGTGAGCATCGTCGCGGCGACCTGGCGCAGGGGGAGCGCCTTCGACGGCGCCCCCGCTACCCGGAGGAGGCCATTGCGAAGCTCCACGTCGTCGGCGTGGACCTCGAGGAGGACTGCGGCCACCTTGCGCAGCTTCTCGGCTACCCGGCCCGCGGCCCCGAGCACGGCGCCGGACAGCATCACGGCCTGGCGGCTGCCGATGGGCCCCGTTCCAGGACCGGCGCTCAAGCTGTCGACGGCCACGACCTCCACGTCCTCCCGATCGACGCCGAAGTAGTCGGCGAGCACGTGGGCGACGATTGTGTGCTGGCCCTGGCCCTCCCACGGGAACGTGACCTCCGCGACGATCTTGCCCGCGGCGTCGATCCGGACGCGCGCGCTCTCGGGGACCGACGTCCCAAAGGGCGCGCCTCCGCCGAGCAACGTGAACATGCTCATGGCAACGGCGCTGATCTCCACGCCGGTATAGACGCCGATCCCCACGAGCCGTCCCTGGGCGCGCGCCTCCTCCTGCTCGCGTCGCAGCGCAGGGTAGTCCGCGAGGTCCAGGGCGAGGTCGAGGGACCGCTCGTAGTCTCCGCTGTCGTACGCGGCCCCATTGGGCGCGACGTAGGGGAATTGCTCCGGGCGGAGGAGATTTCGTCGTCGGATCTCGGCGGGGTCGAGCGCCAGCTCCCGGGCCGCGAGATCGAGACAGTGCTCCATGGCGAGATTGTGGGGCGGGACGCCCCAGCCGCGGTATGAGCCCTGCGGACACTTGTTGGTCGTGACCACGGCGAGGTCGTAGGCGACGTTGCGGACGCGGTATGGACCGGTAAAGGCGGAGAGGGGCTTGAGGGTCATCCCCATCGCCACCGACACGACGTGGGCGCCGATGTCCTCGAGCGCCGTCACGCGAAATCCCGTCATCTCCCCGTCGCGCGTCAGGGCCATTTCCGCCGTGTACCGGCGATCGGGCCCATGGCTGTATGCGCTCATCAAGTGCTCCACGCGGTCTTCGATCCATTTCACCGGCCGTCCGCCCGCTTTGCGCGAGAGGAGAGCGATCCGGACCACGTGGTGCGGCACGATCTTCGTGCCGAAGCTGCCGCCATGGGGCAGCGGGATGAGGCGGATCTTGTTGGTCGGGAGGCGCAGCGCGCGGCTCACCGATGGGACGTAGAAGCCGGTCCCCTGGAACCCGCCCCACGAGGTGAGCATCTGATCCATCGGGTTCCACTGCACGATGCAGCCGCACGTCTCTAGGGCGTTCCCGCTGGCGCGGTGCCAGCGAAAGGTGTCGCGCACGACGAGGTCCGCGTGCGCGAACGCCTCGTCGACGTCGCCGAAGGCGAATTGGCGCTGGTACACGACGTTCGTCCCCTGCGACTCGTACACCAGCGGGCCCGCCGCCTCCCGCGCGCGCTCCGGGTCGAGGATCGGCGGGAGATCTTCGTAGTCGACGTCGATCAGCTCGAGCGCATCCTCGGCGACGTAGCGGCTCGTCGCCGCCACGACGGCGATGGGCTCGCCGACGAAGCGGACTTTGTCCGTGGCGAGGCAGTGCCCAGCCCAGCCCGGCGGAAGCCCGGGCACCGGCTCGGACCACGCTTCGGCGTCGGCGCCGGTGATGACCGCGGCGACGCCGTCGAGCTGCCCGGCGCGCGAGGTGTCGATCCGCCGGATGCGGGCGTGCGGCCGGGTACTTCGGAGGACGGCCGCGTGCAGCATGCCGGCGAAGGCAAGATTGTCGGTGAAGTCGACCCGCCCGGTGAGGAGCGCGGCGTCTTCGATCCGGGGCAGGTCCTTCCCGACGTAGCGCGGCTGCGTGACCGGCAGGTCAGCGATCCGGATGGGGATCGTGGCGGCCATCGGGCGCTAACCCAGACCCCGCGCCGTCAAGGCAGTGCGGTGAGTCCCTATGGTCGAGGCCAAACGCGCGGGGCGTGCGTGGTCACCCGCTCCTGCCGCAGGAGTAGCGGGCGGGGTAAGGGCGTACCCTGGGCCAGGACCTGCGGCATGGAGGCGCCGACGAGGGCCCCTCACCGAACGTCTCCCATTGCGATGGGAGAGGAACAAATCGAAGCCTGGTGCGCGGGAACTGACTCACTCGAGTGCGATGGAAAGAGACGGATCATCGGATTGACCCGGTCGCGTTCGCCTGGGGGTCTTGGAAGTCCGGGTGGTTCTCGATCTGCACCATCTCGCTCGATCCCCAGGTGAACAGCGGGACGTTGATGAAGGCGATCCATTTCACGGGCTTCGCGTCGTCCTTGTTGAAGTGCTGGTGGTCCACGCCGCCGCGCTTCATGGGCAGGAGGAGAAGGTCCCCCGCTTCCCAGTCGTGGCGCTCGCCGTCCACCATGGAAAACCCCTCGCCCTCCAGGATGTAGATGACCAGGCCGCCCTGGTGCTTGTGGCGGCCCGAGTGCTTGAGGATCGTTTGGACGAAGATGGTCCAGCCGTCGAGCGCCGTGTCGACCGGCTCGCCCGTGTACTGGGACGGCCACATGTACTTCCGGCGAAGCGCCTGGCGCGTCTGCTTCAGGGGAACGTCCTTCGCCCGAATTACGACTCGTCCTTCGAAAGACCGGTCGCGCTCCGCGCGATGGTAGTCCAGGAGCTGCTGATAATCGTCGCGCTCGCGCTCCCGTTCTCGCTCTCTCGAGATCATGTCGGCTGCCTCCCCCCGTTCGGTAGGCCGTATCGTCCCCAGTTCTGATCCACCTGCTCCTGCACAGTCGCGCGCGGGATGCACAGGGGAGGATAGCTCTTGGCGTCGTAGCGCGTCGCGTCGATGATGACCTTCGACGTTCGGGCGTGCACGCTCTGCTCCGCACGCGGGAGGGAGGGATCGAGGATGATGCCGGTCACCTCGTTGATGATCTCCATGTCCCGATGTGGCTGCACCCGCGTCGCGACGGCCCACTCGACCGCGCTCGGATCGAAGGGATCGACGTCGTCGTCGACCACGATGACCTGTTTGATGAATCGGCCGGGGTGTGTCCCGAGGACGGCCATGCCGACGGACTTCCCGTAACCCTCGTACAGCTTCTCGATGGAGACCACGGCGTGGAGCGCCCCGCCGCCAGGGGCCGTCACGTGCACCCGCTTGATTCCCGGCAGGGCGATCTGCCGCATCAGCTCGGCTTCACGCGGCACGCCGGTGAGGATTGCCGACTCATGGGGCGGGCGTCCCTCGTAGGTCTGCTGCAGGATCGGCCGATCCCGATGGGTGATGGCCGACACGCGGATCACTTGGCGGGGCTCCGTTGGGCCGCCGTAATAGCCGGTGAACTCCCCGAACGGGCCTTCGTCCACAAGGAGGTCCGGCGCGATGTGGCCTTCGATGACGATCTCCGCGGAGGCCGGCACTTCGAGGGGTACCGTCACGCAGCGCACGAGGTCGAGGGGCGCCTCCCGCAGGGCGCCGGCCACCGCCAGCTCGTCGGTGCCGAAGGGGACCGGGGAGGTGGCGGTCATCAGCACGACGGGGTCGGCGCCGATGGCGATGGCGACCGGAAACGGCTCGCTGGGCGCCTTGCGACGCTGCAGCATCAGATGCGTGTACGGCGCGGAGAGGAGGCCCAGGAGGTCGCGGTCGTGCACCTGGTTTCGGTAGACGCCGACGTTCCGCGCGCCGGTCTCCGGGTCTCTGGTGACGTGGCACGAGAGGGTGAGATACGGCCCGCCGTCGAGGTCGTTCCAGATGGGGGCCGGCAACCGTTTTAGGTCGACGTCGGACCCGACCAGGACGTGCTCCTGGCACGCGCCCCGCTCCACGATTCGAGGAGGGAGGAGCGTCGCGACGCGCCGGTTCCACTCCGAGGCGAGCCGATCGGGCTCTGTCCCCAGCGCCAGGGCGTACCGAGCTCGGCTGGCGAGCAGGTCCACGGCCAGCGGAATGTCGGAGCCGCCGGGCCGCTCGAAGAGGAGCCCCGGCCCGTGGTTGAGCAAGTTGCGGTAGCAGATCGCGCCGATCTCCTGATCAAGCGCGACCGGCGCTGAGACCCGGGCCAGCTCGCCCGCCGCCTCCAGGGCGGCGAGGTAGCTTCGGAGGTCGTGGACTGAGCTTCGGGGACGCGTTTCCACTGCCACCTGCTACCCCCAGGGCTCCGCCGGGATACGCGCCAGGCGATCACGCCCGAGGATCGCGACCGGGTCCATTCGGCCCAGCACGTCGGCGGGCACGGCGAGGCGCTCGGCGAAGGGTCTGTCCAGCGGTTTCGTGCAGTCGAACCCGATTTTCGCCGAGGTTCGCCCGTCCTCGGAGCTGGGATCGAGGGGACCGCCGGTCAAGCCGCTGAGCTGAACCATGCCGCGGTCGGCCTGGAATCGCATGGCCAGCGCCAGGAGAACCTCCTTTTCGTCGAACACGTCGACGTCGTCATCGAACACGAAGGCGTGCTTCATGCTCCCCTGCGTGTTGAGCGCGGCAAGCGCCGCCACTTTGCCTTGCCCCTCGATGGTCTTGCGGATCTGTACGTACGCGTGGGCCACGCCGGCCCCGGACATGGGAACGTGCACGGCGCGCACGGTGGGCACGGCGCGCTGGATCGCCTGGAAGATCTCGCCCTCTTTGGCCAGGCTGCTGATCCAGTGGGTGTGGCCGACCATCACGTCGCTCCAGAACGCGTCGCGGCGCCGGGTAACCGCCGTGACCTTCAGAAACGGGCCCCAGCGTTGGGGCCCGATGTAGCGGGTGTATTCTCCGAACGGGCCTTCCGGCTTGCGCTGGCCCGCGGGCACGTATCCCTCGATGACGACCTCGACATCCGCGGGGACGAGGAAGTCGTCGCCAAGGGTCTCCGATGGAACGAGCCGCAGGGGCTCGCCGGCCAGACCACCGGCCGCCGCGAAGTGGCTGTCCTCCGGCCCGATGTGGCTGGCCGCGCCGAGGACCACCAGCGGATGGTGGCCGATCCAGAACGCCGCGGGCATGTCCTCACCGGCGTCCTCGTACTGACGCAGATTATGGGCGTTGTGGGTCTGGGGTCCCATCCAGACGCGGATCTCGTCGCGGCCCGCCAGCCAGCCGCGGTGCAGCGCCGAGTTGTCGAGGCCCGTGGAGCGATGTCTCGTCAGGAACAGCCCCTCCGTGATATAGCGGCCCGGGTCTGTCCGGTGGTGGCGCGGCGCCGGGAAGCGCCGCACGTCGACGGCCGAGCCGGTCTCCACGATCTGCTTCACGGGCGCCTCCGCGCGCGGGACCACGATCGGCGGCCGACGCCGCTGAACGCGCTCGAAGCAGACGCGGCCGGCCTCCGGCACGCCGGAGCCCAGGAGCCGTGCGAGCCGGAGCCTGCTGGCCATCATGAAGGTCACGAGCGGGATGTCGAGGGGCAGGCCGTCGACGCGAATGTCGTGGAAGATGAGCACCGGAAAGCGCTTGTCGCGCTCGAGCTTCGCCGCGAGCGCCGTCAGCTCCCACGTCGCGTCCATCGGTCGCTCCACGTGAACGACCTCGTCGGGATAGTCGCGCTCGTACTGGATCAGGAAGCCGTGGAGATCGAGGGTGGCGGCGGATGCAGGCGAAACCATGCTCCTCCCGACAAGCCGACGCGGGTTTGGACGGCCGTCGCACGCGGGCAAGCATACCATCCCGCGCTCGAGGGGTCACGGGCGCTTCAGCGCGCGCCGACATGAATCGTGCAACCTGGAGCGCCGACGTGTGTTGTACGTGCGCTCCACCGCACGTACACTACGCGCTGTTGTCCGGAGTCGGGGCGCCGGCGAGCCACGTCCGGATCAACGCTGGAGGCTTGGATGCCGAGCGAGCGAATCCAGCGCCAGATCGATCGCCTTCTTGATGAGGCGGACGACGCGGTGCGCCGCGATGACTGGGCCACCGTACTGCAGCGAGCCCAGGCGGCGCTGCGCCTCGATCCCGAGAACGAAGACGCCCTCACGTATCTGGCCGCTGCCTCTCGCAGCGCCAATCCGATTGGCGCGGCAGAAGACGGGGCGGGAGAAGCAGCGTCGGCAGTTTTCGCTCCCGCCCCGGAGCCGACCTCGTTTTGCAACGGCCGCTACCGGGTCAAGGAATTCCTGGGTGAGGGCGGGAAGAAGCGGGTCTATCTCGCGACTGATACGCTGCTGGATCGGGATGTGGCCTTCGCCCTCATCAAGACCGATGGGTTGGACGAGGTGGGCCGCGAGCGCGTCCGGCGCGAGGCCCAGGCCATGGGTCGGCTCGGCGCGCATCCGCACGTCGTCTCGGTGTTCGATCTGGGGGAGGAGGGTGGCCA
This portion of the Chloroflexota bacterium genome encodes:
- a CDS encoding xanthine dehydrogenase family protein molybdopterin-binding subunit — its product is MAATIPIRIADLPVTQPRYVGKDLPRIEDAALLTGRVDFTDNLAFAGMLHAAVLRSTRPHARIRRIDTSRAGQLDGVAAVITGADAEAWSEPVPGLPPGWAGHCLATDKVRFVGEPIAVVAATSRYVAEDALELIDVDYEDLPPILDPERAREAAGPLVYESQGTNVVYQRQFAFGDVDEAFAHADLVVRDTFRWHRASGNALETCGCIVQWNPMDQMLTSWGGFQGTGFYVPSVSRALRLPTNKIRLIPLPHGGSFGTKIVPHHVVRIALLSRKAGGRPVKWIEDRVEHLMSAYSHGPDRRYTAEMALTRDGEMTGFRVTALEDIGAHVVSVAMGMTLKPLSAFTGPYRVRNVAYDLAVVTTNKCPQGSYRGWGVPPHNLAMEHCLDLAARELALDPAEIRRRNLLRPEQFPYVAPNGAAYDSGDYERSLDLALDLADYPALRREQEEARAQGRLVGIGVYTGVEISAVAMSMFTLLGGGAPFGTSVPESARVRIDAAGKIVAEVTFPWEGQGQHTIVAHVLADYFGVDREDVEVVAVDSLSAGPGTGPIGSRQAVMLSGAVLGAAGRVAEKLRKVAAVLLEVHADDVELRNGLLRVAGAPSKALPLRQVAATMLTRCDLLPEDVDGSPEATYTFNPPSRRLPDAEGRGSFDLTASNAVHVVMVEIDRETGQVSILKYAIADDCGVRLHPAIVEGMVQGGLAQGVGQTLLEEHVYDEGGQYLTASYMDYLLPTICEVPMPESVYTETASPVAPLGVKGAGEAAVLATPAVLMSAINDALAPLGVRCTTVPATPLRLWEVIQSAERAGG
- a CDS encoding UbiD family decarboxylase, which codes for MVSPASAATLDLHGFLIQYERDYPDEVVHVERPMDATWELTALAAKLERDKRFPVLIFHDIRVDGLPLDIPLVTFMMASRLRLARLLGSGVPEAGRVCFERVQRRRPPIVVPRAEAPVKQIVETGSAVDVRRFPAPRHHRTDPGRYITEGLFLTRHRSTGLDNSALHRGWLAGRDEIRVWMGPQTHNAHNLRQYEDAGEDMPAAFWIGHHPLVVLGAASHIGPEDSHFAAAGGLAGEPLRLVPSETLGDDFLVPADVEVVIEGYVPAGQRKPEGPFGEYTRYIGPQRWGPFLKVTAVTRRRDAFWSDVMVGHTHWISSLAKEGEIFQAIQRAVPTVRAVHVPMSGAGVAHAYVQIRKTIEGQGKVAALAALNTQGSMKHAFVFDDDVDVFDEKEVLLALAMRFQADRGMVQLSGLTGGPLDPSSEDGRTSAKIGFDCTKPLDRPFAERLAVPADVLGRMDPVAILGRDRLARIPAEPWG
- a CDS encoding cupin domain-containing protein: MISRERERERERDDYQQLLDYHRAERDRSFEGRVVIRAKDVPLKQTRQALRRKYMWPSQYTGEPVDTALDGWTIFVQTILKHSGRHKHQGGLVIYILEGEGFSMVDGERHDWEAGDLLLLPMKRGGVDHQHFNKDDAKPVKWIAFINVPLFTWGSSEMVQIENHPDFQDPQANATGSIR
- a CDS encoding UbiD family decarboxylase — protein: MAVETRPRSSVHDLRSYLAALEAAGELARVSAPVALDQEIGAICYRNLLNHGPGLLFERPGGSDIPLAVDLLASRARYALALGTEPDRLASEWNRRVATLLPPRIVERGACQEHVLVGSDVDLKRLPAPIWNDLDGGPYLTLSCHVTRDPETGARNVGVYRNQVHDRDLLGLLSAPYTHLMLQRRKAPSEPFPVAIAIGADPVVLMTATSPVPFGTDELAVAGALREAPLDLVRCVTVPLEVPASAEIVIEGHIAPDLLVDEGPFGEFTGYYGGPTEPRQVIRVSAITHRDRPILQQTYEGRPPHESAILTGVPREAELMRQIALPGIKRVHVTAPGGGALHAVVSIEKLYEGYGKSVGMAVLGTHPGRFIKQVIVVDDDVDPFDPSAVEWAVATRVQPHRDMEIINEVTGIILDPSLPRAEQSVHARTSKVIIDATRYDAKSYPPLCIPRATVQEQVDQNWGRYGLPNGGRQPT